A genome region from bacterium includes the following:
- a CDS encoding DUF6029 family protein: MISRRGIFYHCNLLFLITVISAISFTPAKEIRITGSNRAEYWLFLESQPESVQADSNYREHFEDKLKLAAYYGDITLKGVLFQWDPSLFVGKKYGYIDYTALYTKDPVNVTYGRYYTTFGRGLCLNQFLDEDFRNDNSLFGARGDIKFYKSTLTALTGRPRNLFFEQNTYKVKNDTVTADQIRGANLETRLLPKTVLAGRYVRINRKNDLTPQAFTELFGGNIGVSYGPGDVYFEYARLLGCMPVFGGRIKGDAFYGSAGFAISGLGLTLQYMDYDSIDVGGIGYRYNEPPNPIKSGIGVNRGNDEKGFGISLVASPFEFLSGELHFNSLRTHSRTGESSDLWRFGTTGVDEQILKIITHPNLQTEFTVSVDRLVKDSIELPVESKTELKPYVDLSYDLGSFYLEGDYELDLVTADTSDYNDQAISFSIGKPELFAFTLRYERRNRVPEWLVEKISDETQWPLAQLSIDISNRHNLRIRVGAEKGGLVCMGGVCRWESPFKGIKVVLTSLF, encoded by the coding sequence ATGATATCCCGCCGTGGAATTTTTTATCACTGTAATCTTCTGTTTCTAATCACTGTAATCAGCGCAATTTCCTTTACGCCAGCGAAGGAGATAAGGATCACCGGTTCCAACCGGGCCGAGTACTGGCTCTTCCTGGAAAGCCAGCCGGAGAGCGTGCAGGCAGACAGCAACTACCGTGAACACTTTGAGGATAAGCTGAAACTAGCCGCTTATTATGGCGACATCACGCTCAAAGGCGTCCTGTTTCAGTGGGATCCGTCGCTTTTTGTCGGAAAAAAATACGGGTATATCGACTACACGGCGCTTTACACCAAGGATCCGGTCAACGTTACATATGGAAGATATTATACGACCTTTGGCCGCGGATTGTGCCTGAACCAGTTTCTTGACGAGGACTTCAGGAATGATAATTCACTGTTTGGCGCAAGAGGCGACATCAAATTCTATAAAAGCACCCTGACCGCCCTGACCGGGCGCCCTCGCAACCTTTTCTTCGAGCAGAATACTTATAAGGTAAAAAACGACACGGTCACCGCGGACCAGATACGTGGCGCGAACCTGGAAACGCGGTTACTGCCGAAGACCGTTCTTGCCGGACGCTATGTTCGGATCAACCGCAAGAACGACTTGACGCCGCAGGCGTTCACCGAGCTCTTTGGCGGTAATATTGGTGTGAGCTATGGTCCTGGTGATGTTTATTTTGAATACGCGCGACTCCTCGGTTGCATGCCGGTCTTCGGTGGCAGGATCAAAGGCGATGCGTTTTATGGTTCTGCCGGGTTTGCGATCAGCGGACTCGGTCTGACCCTGCAATACATGGATTACGATTCGATCGATGTCGGCGGTATCGGCTACCGTTATAATGAACCGCCAAACCCGATAAAATCAGGGATCGGGGTTAACCGCGGCAATGATGAAAAGGGATTTGGTATATCGCTGGTCGCTTCACCCTTCGAATTCCTGTCCGGGGAGCTCCATTTCAATAGCCTGAGGACGCACAGCCGAACGGGTGAGTCTTCCGATTTATGGCGTTTCGGGACGACCGGTGTTGATGAACAGATCCTGAAGATCATCACGCATCCCAACCTTCAGACCGAGTTCACGGTCAGCGTGGACCGATTAGTAAAAGACAGCATCGAACTGCCGGTCGAATCAAAGACCGAGCTCAAGCCCTATGTCGACCTTTCGTATGATCTGGGCTCGTTCTATCTGGAAGGCGATTATGAGCTCGACCTGGTTACTGCCGACACTAGCGACTATAATGATCAAGCGATCTCCTTTTCCATTGGCAAACCTGAATTATTCGCTTTCACCCTCCGCTATGAGCGTCGTAATCGCGTACCCGAATGGCTGGTCGAAAAGATCAGCGATGAAACGCAGTGGCCCCTTGCCCAGCTGTCCATTGACATATCGAATCGCCACAACCTGAGGATCAGAGTCGGCGCCGAAAAGGGCGGTCTCGTCTGCATGGGCGGTGTATGCCGTTGGGAATCGCCGTTCAAGGGCATCAAGGTCGTGTTAACAAGTCTCTTCTGA
- a CDS encoding 4Fe-4S binding protein: protein MKRIIQILATFIVNGYFPAIYKGGIYQGPMKRVCWPVLNCWGCPTAMYGCPAGGLQHFIGLQLIPWAVLGILGTVGAAVGRMACGWICPFGLFQDLLFKIRSFKMRMPVFFKFFKYAVLVIVAGLVVYKVGEPWFCKLCPDGLLIAGFPLVLFDKTGDLRALIGWHYYMKIGIFIFIILASITMKRFFCRSMCIIGAVYSVFNRFSFTKLRLNKDKCRECGSCQNVCPMDVPVYKQQNHIDCIRCLDCVYKCPSKALKYGI from the coding sequence ATGAAGCGCATTATACAAATCCTCGCCACGTTCATAGTCAACGGTTATTTCCCGGCTATCTATAAAGGCGGCATATATCAGGGTCCAATGAAAAGAGTGTGCTGGCCCGTACTGAACTGCTGGGGCTGTCCGACCGCCATGTACGGCTGCCCGGCCGGTGGTTTGCAGCATTTTATCGGGCTCCAGCTTATTCCCTGGGCTGTACTGGGGATCCTGGGCACGGTCGGCGCCGCGGTCGGCAGGATGGCGTGCGGCTGGATCTGCCCCTTCGGACTGTTCCAGGACCTGCTTTTCAAGATCAGGTCGTTTAAAATGCGGATGCCCGTGTTCTTTAAATTTTTCAAATACGCGGTCCTGGTCATTGTCGCCGGGCTGGTCGTTTACAAGGTCGGCGAACCATGGTTCTGCAAGCTCTGCCCCGACGGTCTCCTGATCGCCGGTTTCCCGCTGGTCCTATTCGATAAGACCGGGGATCTAAGAGCGCTGATCGGCTGGCATTACTACATGAAGATCGGCATTTTTATCTTTATCATCCTCGCTTCGATCACAATGAAAAGATTTTTCTGCCGCTCCATGTGCATTATCGGCGCGGTCTACTCCGTTTTCAACCGCTTCAGTTTCACGAAACTGAGACTGAATAAGGACAAGTGCCGGGAATGCGGCTCCTGCCAGAACGTCTGCCCCATGGACGTTCCTGTGTACAAACAGCAGAATCATATCGATTGCATCCGCTGCCTGGATTGCGTTTACAAATGTCCATCAAAGGCGCTGAAATATGGCATCTAA
- a CDS encoding TlpA disulfide reductase family protein: MIAKKLLIILLFASVVVMYAAETEVVDAPDFSLQDVDGNPVILDSLLAKGPVFMSFWALWCKMCIKELDAMIPYFDEFDSLGVNLLAISQDKAQSVPKVKPFALSHKWEYVVVLDPENVMRDLFNVQAMPSSFIINQDKKIVFVHQGYKMGDEKKIVEKMRELFESGGQE; the protein is encoded by the coding sequence ATGATCGCAAAAAAATTATTGATCATTCTTTTGTTCGCATCGGTAGTCGTGATGTACGCGGCGGAAACCGAAGTGGTCGACGCCCCGGATTTCAGCCTGCAGGACGTTGACGGCAATCCAGTGATCCTTGATTCCCTGCTCGCCAAAGGGCCCGTTTTTATGAGCTTCTGGGCGCTGTGGTGCAAAATGTGTATCAAAGAGCTTGATGCGATGATCCCTTACTTTGATGAATTCGATTCCCTGGGCGTCAATCTGCTCGCCATAAGCCAGGACAAGGCGCAGTCCGTGCCCAAGGTCAAGCCGTTCGCGCTGAGTCATAAATGGGAGTATGTAGTCGTGCTTGACCCTGAAAATGTAATGCGCGACCTGTTCAATGTCCAGGCAATGCCGTCCAGTTTCATCATCAACCAGGACAAAAAGATCGTGTTCGTGCACCAGGGCTATAAGATGGGAGATGAAAAGAAGATTGTGGAAAAAATGCGGGAGCTTTTTGAATCCGGCGGGCAGGAATGA
- a CDS encoding FAD-dependent oxidoreductase: MASNNTGTNKRLLAAILSFFIVGLGQVISGRFWTGLWFFIIFYGTIIILKIVWTGLNQGFWGILAAWALVWLYNIFDAYKGANYNKAPCEKACPAGVAPWVYLNQIGSGASWKYPFIPFFKVLGLICPAPCEEKCTRRVVDSSVAIRYLKHGTAMDEPAGVKELKEKRPEKVAIIGAGPCGMSAAYYLSTKGYEVTVYEKAKKAGGIPLALIPEFRLPVKVLNEDINILANENIKFNYNTEIGKDVPFDNILNDYQAVFVAVGAWKQQHLGVPGEEKSLDAFSILQRIKNGEKFDLGKVGVIGGGNTAIDVARSLKRLGHDVKIYYRRRVEDMPSEEENKRAAMDEGIEVIPLTMPVGCVHDSIMMAKTECPDGRRGPVNVVKGSEFSVKVDNIVCALGQQPDTEFLKTLVKTDSYDRVTINSKNYRTNHAKVYAGGDAVLGPQTLAHAVGHGLEAARQIDQDIRKVPGIFRWLQKDVNLPAAVKMLKLNNEPRMTIPHREVSRRLKDFKQVEQMAEKDMMVQEANRCLTCPLRYRP; this comes from the coding sequence ATGGCATCTAATAACACCGGCACCAACAAAAGACTGCTGGCCGCGATATTGTCGTTTTTCATTGTCGGCTTAGGACAAGTAATATCCGGCAGGTTCTGGACTGGGCTTTGGTTTTTCATCATCTTCTACGGCACGATCATCATCCTGAAGATCGTCTGGACCGGTCTTAATCAGGGATTCTGGGGGATCCTCGCGGCCTGGGCGCTCGTGTGGCTGTACAACATATTCGACGCCTACAAGGGCGCGAACTACAACAAGGCGCCCTGCGAAAAAGCATGCCCGGCGGGCGTGGCGCCATGGGTATACCTGAACCAGATCGGATCCGGCGCATCGTGGAAATATCCGTTCATCCCGTTCTTCAAGGTACTGGGGCTGATCTGTCCGGCGCCGTGCGAGGAAAAATGCACGCGGCGCGTGGTTGACAGTTCGGTCGCGATAAGATATCTCAAGCATGGCACGGCCATGGACGAACCCGCGGGCGTCAAGGAGTTAAAAGAAAAACGGCCGGAAAAGGTCGCCATTATCGGCGCCGGTCCCTGCGGCATGAGCGCCGCTTATTATCTCTCGACTAAAGGCTACGAGGTCACGGTTTATGAAAAGGCGAAAAAAGCCGGCGGTATACCGCTTGCCCTTATCCCGGAATTTAGATTGCCGGTCAAGGTCCTCAATGAAGATATCAACATACTGGCCAACGAAAATATCAAGTTCAATTATAACACCGAGATCGGCAAGGATGTGCCATTCGATAATATCCTGAACGATTATCAGGCGGTCTTTGTCGCCGTCGGCGCATGGAAACAACAGCATCTTGGCGTCCCCGGCGAGGAAAAATCACTCGACGCATTCAGCATCCTCCAACGCATCAAGAACGGCGAAAAGTTCGATCTCGGCAAGGTCGGTGTTATCGGCGGCGGTAATACGGCGATCGACGTTGCCCGCAGCCTGAAGCGGCTTGGTCATGATGTTAAGATCTACTATCGCCGGCGCGTCGAAGATATGCCCAGCGAGGAAGAAAACAAGCGGGCGGCAATGGATGAAGGCATCGAAGTGATACCACTGACCATGCCGGTAGGCTGCGTCCATGACAGCATCATGATGGCGAAGACCGAATGCCCGGATGGCAGACGCGGACCGGTCAATGTCGTAAAGGGAAGCGAGTTCAGCGTAAAAGTAGACAACATTGTCTGCGCGCTGGGTCAGCAGCCGGACACAGAATTCCTAAAAACTCTAGTGAAAACCGATAGCTACGACCGCGTCACGATCAACAGTAAAAATTACCGGACAAACCATGCAAAAGTCTATGCCGGCGGCGACGCGGTGCTTGGTCCTCAGACCCTTGCCCATGCCGTGGGGCATGGACTGGAGGCGGCGCGCCAGATCGACCAGGACATTCGCAAGGTTCCCGGTATTTTCAGGTGGCTGCAAAAAGATGTGAACCTTCCGGCTGCGGTCAAAATGCTTAAACTAAACAACGAACCGCGCATGACGATCCCCCATCGAGAAGTTTCAAGACGCCTGAAAGATTTCAAACAGGTAGAACAGATGGCGGAAAAAGACATGATGGTCCAGGAAGCCAACCGCTGCCTGACCTGTCCCCTGCGGTACCGACCGTGA